A window of Otariodibacter oris genomic DNA:
CCAGGACCTGAAATATCCCAGTAATAGAAGTCATTCATATGAACATCATGACGTTGGTAGAAACGTTTACCCGCCCAAAGTGTTGCACCCGGTAAAGCATCCATAAAGTTTTTAAATTGAACATTCATTTCACGTAATGCAGGATTTGTTGATTCCCAGTCATTTTGTTGTTGAATTGCATAAGCAACGTTAGTATCTAAATAGATGGATTTTTCACCACTTTTAAATAACTCTTGACCTAATTTTAATTCAGCATAAGTTTCTGCTTCGTTACCTAAACGGTATTTAGAACCCCCACCATTTACAGTAAATGCAGCTTGTTCACCACCACCAGAAGTCCAACCAATACCTGAACGAGCGTACCCATGGAAGTCAACTGCAAGAGCTGAAGTGGAAAGAACAGCACTAGAAACAAATGCTGCAAGTAACGTTTTGTTGATATTCATAGATTGCTCCTATGTTGATAAGTTTTTATTAAAATTTACACTATGAAAAAATTTGTTATACACCAAGTTCTTTGAATAATCGCTTACAAGCCGTACCATCTTCTTTAAATAAATGGCAACGTTCTGGATTAATTCCGATTGACATTTCATCGCCCTCTTCAACCAATACAATATCAGATTGACGATAAACTAAACTCTGTTTAATAGGTGGCATTTCAACATGAACCTGAGTTTCATTACCTAATTGCTCTACCACTTTTACTGTACCTTTGATACATACATCACTTTGATCACAAGGTAATAAATGTTCTGGGCGAATACCAAGAGATAGATTATCCCCCACATTAACGCCTGTACTATCTACTGGAATCCAAAAATTTAAGTGTGTAGCATCAGGTAACTCAATTTTCACACCATTTTCTTTAGTTTCAATCACTTTAACAGGTAGGAAGTTCATTTTTGGTGAACCAATAAAGCCTGCCACAAAGCGATTTGCAGGATAATGATATAACTCTAAAGGTTTACCCACTTGAGCAATACCTCCCGCATTGAGTACTACAATTTTATTAGCAAGTGTCATCGCTTCAACCTGATCATGTGTTACATAAATCATGGTTCTACCAAGCTTTTTATGTAATTTTGAGATTTCAACACGCATTTGAACACGTAATGCCGCATCCAAATTAGAAAGAGGCTCATCCAATAAAAAGACCTCAGGTTGAGACACCAAAGTGCGTCCAATAGCAACACGCTGACGTTGTCCGCCAGATAACTCTTTTGGTTTACGTTGTAACAAATGAGCTAATTGTAAAATTTCAGCCACTTGATTCACACGTTGATCAATATCTGCTTTTGAATGTCCTGCAAGCTTTAACCCAAATGACATATTCTCAGCAACATTTAAATGAGGATAGAGTGCGTAAGATTGAAACACCATCCCAATATTACGTTTTGCAGGCGGTACATCATTTATCCTTTGATCACCAATATACAAATCACCTGTTGTAATATCTTCTAACCCAGCGATCATTCGCAATAAGGTTGATTTACCACAACCAGATGGTCCAACAAATACGACAAATTCGCCATCTTCAATATGTAAATTAATGTCTTTAGAAATATGCACATTACCGTAAGATTTTCCTACGTTAACGAGTTTAACCTCTGCCATTTTCTATTCCTCCAAAAATGATTTGTGGCGTAGATTACTGGTTTTCTTGGCTTTTGCCATCATACCCCAGCAAATTTATTTACTTTTTTTGAAAAAATTTTTTAACAAAAAAATAGCTTTTTTTGTGACATTTATCACAAAATTTATGTAAATTTATGTGATCTATTTCTCAATTTTAGGAAAATAAGCGAAAAATGAGATCTAGATCACTAATTAAATATTTAGGGATGAATCAGGGGGATGATGTTTATTTATATGGAATCTTGAAATATGTGCCAGAAAAATTTTATTCATAAAATAATGAGGGGAAAAACGATGACAAAATTAACTAAAACTGCATTAACAGTACTCGCTGGAGTATTTTTAGCACAAGGTGTTAATGCCAAAATCGTTGAAGGTCAATTAAATATTTGGATAAATGCCGATAAAGGTTATAACGGTCTTGACCAAGTTGGGAAAAAATTTGAAGAAGAAACTGGAATCAAAGTTGTTGTTGAGCATCCAAGTGGATTAGAAGAAGTCTATCCTCAAGTTGCATCAACTGGTGATGGTCCAGATATCATTATCTTCGCTCATGACCGTTTCGGTGGTTATGCACAAGCTGGCTTACTTGCTGAAGTACAAACCAGTGATAATTTTAGAAGCAAATTATCTGACATTGGTTGGAATGCAACTAAATACAATGGAAAACAAATTGCTTATCCAATCGCTGTAGAATCTTTATCACTTATCTACAATAAAGATTTAGTACCAACTCCACCAAGCACTTGGGAAGAAGTTGAAAAATTAGATGCTGATTTAAAAGCTAAAGGCAAAAATGCGATCATGTGGAACCTTACAGAACCTTACTTTACATGGCCAGTAATTTCTTCACAAGGTGCTTATGCATTTAAAGTGACTGATAGCGGATATGATGTTAAAGATATCGGTGTTGCAAATGAAGCAGCTCAAACAGGTTTACAATTTGTTGTTGATTTAGTGAACAAAAAAATTGTAAATGCTGATATGGATTATTCTGTTGCTGAAGCGTCCTTCAACAAGGGTGACACAGCGCTTACAATCAATGGTCCTTGGGCATGGTCAAATATTGAAAAAAGTGGCATTAATTATGGTGTAGCAGTATTACCAACATTAAATGGTAAGGCATCAAAACCTTTCGTTGGTGTACTCAGTGCGGGTATTAACTCTGCTAGTCCAAATCAAGATTTAGCAAAAGAGTTCTTAGAAAACTATTTATTAACTGATGAAGGTTTAGAAACAGTGAATAATGATGTTGCACTTGGTGCTGTTGCATTAAAGAGCTATCAAGCTAAATTAGCGTCAGATCCTCGTATCGCTGCAACAATGCAAAATGCAGAAAATGGTGAAATCATGCCAAATATTCCACAAATGAGCCGTTTCTGGTATTCAGAAAAAGCTGCGATTAATTCAGCAGTGACAGGTCGTCAATCTGTGAAAGATGCATTAGATGAAGCCAAAGCGAAGATTGAAAAAGAATAATATTTAGTCTATAAAAACTCACAATCAAAAGGTTTGGTGAAAATATTTTGCCAAACCTTTAATTAAATAAAAAACAAACTAAATTTTGATATTCAATCACAAGCGGTCATATTTTCAATTATTTTTGCAATTTGTCTCTATTTTGCCTCTAGGTAGTTATAAAAGGAATATCTCATGTTATCCTCAACTCAAGCAACAAATTCATCATCCCACACTTGGGTAAAAAGGACGTTTGTCGGGCTACTGTACCTCGTTGCATTTTATTTAGTGTTCACTATTTATCTTCAAGGTGAAATTCTTTTTGCCCTTTTAGCATTAATCATTATTACTTCGGGTATTTATATTTTCAGTAACCGTATAACTTACCGCTGGCGTTATGTTTACCCAGGTGTAGCAGCAATGGGAATTTTTGTTATTTTCCCTTTAGTCGCCACAGTTGTTATCGCTTTTACCAATTATAGTGGCTCAAATCAGCTAAACTTCAATCAAGTCGTTACTCAGCTACAAAATCAGAAGTATTTTTCAGGTGAGCGATATGGATTCAAATTACTTGAATCAGAAGAAGGAATGCACCAAATTGCCTTAGATAATGCTGAATTACAAAAATATTACCTTTCCGAACCGCTTGTTGTTGCGGATCTAGAGGGTGATATCACTGTATCTGAAGTAGAAGTACTACCTGAACAACCAGTCGCATCATTACGTGTTACAACACAGAACCGTCAACAATTACAAAGTATCAATGTGATTCTACCGAGTAATGATAGCTTAACCATGAGTTCATTACGTCAATTTGCACAACAAAGCGCTCGTTACCAATTTGATGACACAACGACTATTCTCACTAATTTAGAAACTGGCGATCGCTACAAACCTAATGATGAGATTGGTTTCTTTGAACAAATTGATAATCAAGATCAATTTACTGGAAAACGTTTAGAGCCAGGTTATACCGTACCAATTGGTTGGAAAAATTTTGTGAAAATTTTAACGGATGAAGGTGTTCAACAACCTTTCATTAAGATTTTCATTTGGACCGTGATTTTTGCCTTACTAACCGTGGTATTTACCACTACATTGGGTATGATTTTCGCATCATTGGTGCAATGGGAAGCATTAAAAGGAAAAGCAGTTTATCGCTTATTGTTAATTTTACCTTATGCCGTCCCTGCATTTATTTCCATGCTGATTTTTAAAGGGTTATTTAACCAAAGTTTCGGGGAAATTAACCTTATCTTAAATAGCTTATTTGGTATTCGCCCAGAATGGTTTAATGATCCGTTCCTAGCGAAAGTGATGATTTTAATCGTCAATACTTGGTTAGGTTACCCTTACATGATGATTCTATGTATGGGGTTATTAAAAGCGATTCCATCTGATTTATATGAAGCCTCATCTATTGATGGTGCGAGCGTATGGCAAAACTTCAGAAAAATTACAGTGCCATTACTCCTTAAACCACTTATGCCATTAATGATTGCAAGTTTTGCGTTTAACTTTAATAACTTCGTATTAATTCAATTATTAACAGGTGGTGGTCCAAGTATGATTGGAACAAGTACACCAGCAGGAAATACTGACTTATTAGTGAGCTATACCTACCGTATTGCTTTCGAAGGAAGTGGCACACAAGACTTCGGCTTAGCAGCAGCAATTGCGGTGATCATTTTCTTATTGGTAAGTGTACTTGCACTCTTCCAAATTCGTTTGACCAAAATGCAACAAGAATAGGATTCTGCCCTTCTCACTCAACTCTCACTCAACTCGCAAAGAGTGAAAGGGCATAAAGAAAAAGGAAAATACTATGGCTATTCAACCAAAATCAATGAAATTGCGTTTATTCGCAACGCACCTTTTCCTCATTTGTTTCTGTGCGTTAATCATGTTCCCTTTACTTATGATACTCGGTATTTCACTTAGACCGGGAAACCTTGCTTTAGGGGAAATCATTCCAAGTCAATTTTCACTGGAACACTGGAAATTGGCATTAGGTTTTAGTGTCACGAATGCTGATGGTTCAGTCACGCCTCCACCATTCCCTGTTTTATTATGGTTATGGAATTCAGTGAAAGTGGCAACCATTACTGCGTTAATTACATTGGCATTATCGACAACTTCGGCTTATGCCTTTGCGCGTTTCCGTTTTTCTGGGAAAAAGACGCTGTTACAAAGTATGTTAATTTTCCAAATGTTCCCAGCGGTACTTTCTCTCGTCGCTTTATATGCGTTATTCGACCGCTTAGGGAATTACATTCCATTACTTGGTTTGAATACGCATGGAGGGGTAATCTTTGCGTATTTAGGGGGAATTGCAATGCATATTTGGACTATCAAAGGTTACTTTGAAACCATTGATAAATCCCTTGAAGAAGCAGCAAGTTTAGATGGTGCTACACCGTGGCAAACATTCCGTTTAATCTTATTACCTCTTTCTGTACCGATTCTTGCCGTTGTATTTATTCTTTCATTTATTGCGGCAATTACAGAGGTTCCTGTTGCCTCACTCTTACTACGTGACGTCAGCAATTACACCCTTGCAGTAGGTATGCAGCAGTACTTATACCCACAAAACTACCTTTGGGGTGACTTTGCTGCGGCGGCAATACTGTCAGCAATTCCAATCACACTCGTCTTTATCGTTGCACAACGTTGGCTTGTGGGTGGACTCACCGCAGGTGGTGTAAAAGGCTAAATATTCAACGCTCTCTACTAATAAAAATAATAGAGAGCGTTTTACATTCAATTGGTTTTAATTTTTTGAGATATTTTTAGGACATAATATGACAAAAGAGCATCCTTATCTTTATCCTTACTTTTTAGATGAGCATGGAAATAAAAAATACGCTGAACAATCGGTGTATGATCGTATGGCAACATTACTCGGTGAGCCTAAACCAGCAAAAATCCTACCGCCAGTTAAAGTCATTAAACAAGGTGAATCACTAGTTCTTCCGTTAAATATTGAAGAGCAAAAAAAATCATCACTTGATTGGACATTATCATTGGAAAGCGGTGAGATCATCAAAGGAAAATGCAAATCGAATCAAATCGAATTACCCGATACATTGCCCCTTGGTTATCATCAACTCACATTAGCGGACCATTCAGCGGAATGTCGTATCATTGTTACACCAGAAACAGCATATCAACCCCAAGCATTAAAACAAGGCAAAAAATTATGGGGTTCGATTTTACAACTTTATACGCTACGTTCTGAGAATAACTGGGGGATTGGTGACTTCGGCGATCTCAAACAATTCCTTACTCGCTTAGCCATAAAAGGTGGCGATTTTGTAGGATTAAACCCAATTCATGCGCTTTTCCCTGCTAATCCAGAAGGGGCAAGCCCATATAGTCCATCTTCTCGTCTATGGCAAAATATTCTGTATATTGACGTTACAGCTGTTGAGGCATTCAAACAGAGTAAAGACGCACAAACTTGGTTCTATTCACGTGAAATTCAACAACAAATTAACGAGGCGCGTTGCAAAGATTATGTTGATTATTCGCAAGTGATTAGATTAAAACTCGAAGGGTTGCATCTTGCTTACAATGCTTTTAAACAACAAGATCAAACTGAATTTGAGCAATTTATTGCACAAAATGGTGAAGCATTGAAAGTGCAAGGCACTTTTGACGCCTTGCATCAGTGGTTATCTTCACAATTTAGCGACCAATGGGGATGGACAAGCTGGGATAGACAATATCAAAGCTATCGAAATTCAGCAGTTAAAGCATTCCAACAAGAACAGTCTGATTTAGTTAGATTCTATATGTGGTTACAATTTTTAGCACAACAACAACTGAAAAGTTGTAATGAATTAGCTAAAAAACTCGGGATGCCGATTGGTTTTTACCGCGATCTTGCAGTAGGCGTTGCAGATAATGGGGCTGAAACTTGGGCAGATAAAGAACTTTATGTACTGGATGCCTCTGTCGGTGCGCCTCCTGATATCTTAGCACCACAAGGTCAAAACTGGGGCTTATCGCCAATGCATCCTGAAGTAGTACAACACAGAGGATACCAACCTTTCATTGATTTACTCCGTGCTAATATGAAAGATTGTGGTGCATTACGTATCGACCATATTCTCGGCTTTGCTCGCTTATGGTGGGTAGCTAAAGGTGATTCTGCAAAAAATGGAGTTTATATTAAATATCCACTTGAAGATCTATTAGCAATTCTTGCTTTAGAAAGCCAACGTCATCAATGTCTAATCGTGGCAGAAGCATTAGGTACAGTTCCAGAAGGTATGTTAGAGGCATTAGAAAGCAAAGGTATTCTTGCCTATAACATTTTCTATTTTGAATTTGATAATCAAGGTAGTAAACCATTAGCCGATTATCCATACCAAGCAATGACAACCCTAAGTACTCACGATTTACCAACAGTGCAAGGTTATTGGAAATTACACGATTTCGATCTAGGGCAACAGTTTGGCGTTTATCCAAATAAGGATATTTTACATTCATTACGTGATGCTCGTCATGATAATAAAGTTGCCATTCGCCGAGCTGTTGAGGCAGTACAAGAATTAGAGCCTGATTATATGGGGATTACTCAAAACTTTACCCACCAACTGCAAGGTTATGTAGCTGATACCAATAGTGCCTTATTTGGTACGCAACCGGAAGATTGGCTCAATATGCTAGATCCTGTCAATATTCCGGGTACAAGTAGCGAATACCCGAACTGGCGAAGAAAATTAAGCCGTACAGTGAATGAAATTTTTGATGATGAAAAAGTTCAGCAATTGCTAGATACTATCAGACAAAAACGTCACGGTTAAAATGCTATCCCCATAACAAAGGGACGAGGTAATATATTTACCTCGTCCCTCTTATTTATATATCACACTTAATCTACTCGTTATGCAATTTTTTCACTAAGCGATTTTCTTAGCCAACATTGTCGCAAATTGCAGTTCAATGCGATTTCCGTTTTCATCCACTTTATGTAACTTACCAAGATCTTCATTATATTTTACTAATTCCCAACCTTGATAATATTGTTTTAATTCTCCCTCTGCAAAGGTAAATGAGAATGGCATTTTGCACGGATATTTATCGGTACTCATTGCACAGACAATCAAGTTATACCCACCGACCTTGGTATTTTTTTGCATATTCTCAATAATGGCAGGAATACGATCACGATTTAAGAACATCAACACAACAGTCGAAACAATGAAATCAAACTCACCTTCAATTGTTGCTTCATTGATATCATAAATACCTATACTTAGATTTTTAATATCCTCTTTTTCAATAATACGGTCTAAAAATGCAATGCTTT
This region includes:
- the malG gene encoding maltose ABC transporter permease MalG, whose protein sequence is MAIQPKSMKLRLFATHLFLICFCALIMFPLLMILGISLRPGNLALGEIIPSQFSLEHWKLALGFSVTNADGSVTPPPFPVLLWLWNSVKVATITALITLALSTTSAYAFARFRFSGKKTLLQSMLIFQMFPAVLSLVALYALFDRLGNYIPLLGLNTHGGVIFAYLGGIAMHIWTIKGYFETIDKSLEEAASLDGATPWQTFRLILLPLSVPILAVVFILSFIAAITEVPVASLLLRDVSNYTLAVGMQQYLYPQNYLWGDFAAAAILSAIPITLVFIVAQRWLVGGLTAGGVKG
- the malE gene encoding maltose/maltodextrin ABC transporter substrate-binding protein MalE encodes the protein MTKLTKTALTVLAGVFLAQGVNAKIVEGQLNIWINADKGYNGLDQVGKKFEEETGIKVVVEHPSGLEEVYPQVASTGDGPDIIIFAHDRFGGYAQAGLLAEVQTSDNFRSKLSDIGWNATKYNGKQIAYPIAVESLSLIYNKDLVPTPPSTWEEVEKLDADLKAKGKNAIMWNLTEPYFTWPVISSQGAYAFKVTDSGYDVKDIGVANEAAQTGLQFVVDLVNKKIVNADMDYSVAEASFNKGDTALTINGPWAWSNIEKSGINYGVAVLPTLNGKASKPFVGVLSAGINSASPNQDLAKEFLENYLLTDEGLETVNNDVALGAVALKSYQAKLASDPRIAATMQNAENGEIMPNIPQMSRFWYSEKAAINSAVTGRQSVKDALDEAKAKIEKE
- the malK gene encoding maltose/maltodextrin ABC transporter ATP-binding protein MalK: MAEVKLVNVGKSYGNVHISKDINLHIEDGEFVVFVGPSGCGKSTLLRMIAGLEDITTGDLYIGDQRINDVPPAKRNIGMVFQSYALYPHLNVAENMSFGLKLAGHSKADIDQRVNQVAEILQLAHLLQRKPKELSGGQRQRVAIGRTLVSQPEVFLLDEPLSNLDAALRVQMRVEISKLHKKLGRTMIYVTHDQVEAMTLANKIVVLNAGGIAQVGKPLELYHYPANRFVAGFIGSPKMNFLPVKVIETKENGVKIELPDATHLNFWIPVDSTGVNVGDNLSLGIRPEHLLPCDQSDVCIKGTVKVVEQLGNETQVHVEMPPIKQSLVYRQSDIVLVEEGDEMSIGINPERCHLFKEDGTACKRLFKELGV
- the malQ gene encoding 4-alpha-glucanotransferase, with protein sequence MTKEHPYLYPYFLDEHGNKKYAEQSVYDRMATLLGEPKPAKILPPVKVIKQGESLVLPLNIEEQKKSSLDWTLSLESGEIIKGKCKSNQIELPDTLPLGYHQLTLADHSAECRIIVTPETAYQPQALKQGKKLWGSILQLYTLRSENNWGIGDFGDLKQFLTRLAIKGGDFVGLNPIHALFPANPEGASPYSPSSRLWQNILYIDVTAVEAFKQSKDAQTWFYSREIQQQINEARCKDYVDYSQVIRLKLEGLHLAYNAFKQQDQTEFEQFIAQNGEALKVQGTFDALHQWLSSQFSDQWGWTSWDRQYQSYRNSAVKAFQQEQSDLVRFYMWLQFLAQQQLKSCNELAKKLGMPIGFYRDLAVGVADNGAETWADKELYVLDASVGAPPDILAPQGQNWGLSPMHPEVVQHRGYQPFIDLLRANMKDCGALRIDHILGFARLWWVAKGDSAKNGVYIKYPLEDLLAILALESQRHQCLIVAEALGTVPEGMLEALESKGILAYNIFYFEFDNQGSKPLADYPYQAMTTLSTHDLPTVQGYWKLHDFDLGQQFGVYPNKDILHSLRDARHDNKVAIRRAVEAVQELEPDYMGITQNFTHQLQGYVADTNSALFGTQPEDWLNMLDPVNIPGTSSEYPNWRRKLSRTVNEIFDDEKVQQLLDTIRQKRHG
- the malF gene encoding maltose ABC transporter permease MalF, whose product is MLSSTQATNSSSHTWVKRTFVGLLYLVAFYLVFTIYLQGEILFALLALIIITSGIYIFSNRITYRWRYVYPGVAAMGIFVIFPLVATVVIAFTNYSGSNQLNFNQVVTQLQNQKYFSGERYGFKLLESEEGMHQIALDNAELQKYYLSEPLVVADLEGDITVSEVEVLPEQPVASLRVTTQNRQQLQSINVILPSNDSLTMSSLRQFAQQSARYQFDDTTTILTNLETGDRYKPNDEIGFFEQIDNQDQFTGKRLEPGYTVPIGWKNFVKILTDEGVQQPFIKIFIWTVIFALLTVVFTTTLGMIFASLVQWEALKGKAVYRLLLILPYAVPAFISMLIFKGLFNQSFGEINLILNSLFGIRPEWFNDPFLAKVMILIVNTWLGYPYMMILCMGLLKAIPSDLYEASSIDGASVWQNFRKITVPLLLKPLMPLMIASFAFNFNNFVLIQLLTGGGPSMIGTSTPAGNTDLLVSYTYRIAFEGSGTQDFGLAAAIAVIIFLLVSVLALFQIRLTKMQQE